The following DNA comes from Solanum stenotomum isolate F172 chromosome 11, ASM1918654v1, whole genome shotgun sequence.
tatacatataatataatattattagagAGTTTCTGAGAATGTGTGTGTGAGACATGCATGTTGAAAAGGACatcaaataataatacatataatataatattattagagagtttcttttagttttcatgtttttttaatCTAGGTTATGAAAAGGTAGATTTCGcggttaaaaaaaaagttttgtgtGGTATCTACATAGCAAAATGATGATGAGGCAATGATATGTCATTTCCGACATTGTAAATTAACTTTCTGTGATCATTTGTATTTTTGGAACTGCTAATACAAATATAGTTTAGTATATAACTTTattattacaaaatttaatCACGTGTCTTGAGTATTACAAATAGGTAGTTTAGTgactttatttttctattaaaaatgaattaccAACTTTAATATTACTGAAAGTTAATTGAGTAATAACCTGTGAAAATTACCCTATTTTTTGTCGCAAAATGAAGCCAGATAAACTGGTCATTGAAAATAAATCACATTTGGTTATAGGGTATTTGTGACTCTAGAAAAGTGAGTACACCAAAATATGTTGTGAGTTCAATGAACTAGAAAAGTCAGACAAGAGTTGCTTTATGTCAGAAAAACTATTtacaagaataaaaaaaaagttagaagaaaatttaaataaaattgactAGTATTATTACACTTAAGATATGAACCCTATTagtttaagatcataaaataGACATTCAGTTTACTTGAGGCTTGACTTACTGTATTCTAGGCCCCAATTAATAATATCATTGGAAAAGCATTTGTCCTTGTCCttgaaaattatcattttaaatagaaaataataataatagtgcaaaataataaaatattactacaAAAAATTACTCCCTTCATTACACTCGTGTTTTTAGTTTGAGTacattccttttttaaaaaaaaactattcactcctaataagaaaaatgtgtttttattgatttgccattaattaaatatcttaattttttatttaaatttttaataattatttgattagATAGAACTCCACTTATTTGTCTTTGCCTCactcataaaagaaaaaatttcatttttattatatctcATAGGTGGTGTATACATGTATATCACACGCCAAATGACCTATTTGGAATTGAATTTGACATGCTAATTTGCTGAATAAGATGAGTAGACTATTGCCTCATTCAAATACCTTATTTAGAGTTGACAAAATTAGCCCTAAAATCATAATATGTCCAACCCGTTTAAGCACGACTTACGATGACTACTATTTGTAAAGAATAAATCTCAATTTGGGTTAATAACATAAGAGGCAATAGCATCAATATGATGCTTTATATAAGAGTAGTAATGATCGATCGAATTTCTCTTAGCTTCTTTCTATAAATTCCATTGGAACTTGATTAATAAATCCAATCTAATTCTTcttgatttgtttttattatttcgaCCTTCAACATGAtttctcataatttcaaatctctttccttttattcAAGTGTAGCAATATTTCTATGTTGTCGTATTTCTTGATCCATGCGTTTAACCCATAAACTCAACTCCTCGAGGAATTATTATAGATACATTGATAAGAATGCTCTTGGCCCACCCTTCACTCTGTTCACGGTTAGCCGGGAATGAGACAGGGAGTTCTATTTCATTTATGACTTTCGCCTTGCACCTTACACTAAACAGAATCTCTTGCACGCGCGTATAATAAGGCAGATTTATCGACATCAAGTTCTTAAAAAGAACCAAATTCTTGTTAGCGATTATATTAtctatgattaaaaaaaaatgaaattatgaaaACTCCTTTGTCTTATTTAGACCCTTCTGAAAAATCTACATTACATCCATTTTTTCTAAAAGAGTAACTTAATACTTTTTCAAGATAATTATCCAATATAATAAAGGAGACAAGTGACAAAGATATTTGTTATCCTTTTGCTAGCCGTCTACtttgaaatatataattttgatagAAACAAATTAATAAACAGTGTGTATATGGTACCTTAGCATTGAAAAGTCTAGTGGAATTTGGACCCAATGGGACATAATAACATGTGTAGACattggaataatttttttttctttcaagttgACGTACAATAAGACCAAAATTGAACATGACATAATTAAATGTGATGACCTCGttcaatttaaggaaaattacataaatacacaacttattttatcctattttttatatttttttatcatttgaaaaaaatacaaaaattgctACTCTTTCATATTCTCGGATACAACATTTTACATGATGTATCAGTTGGACACATCACTTTATGTGATGTATCGGGACGTACGCAATGTATCCAAAATCAAGATGTGACATATCAAGACGTTTTGTGATATATCcagattccaccaaatttaaggaatttttataatttgaagaaaaatagaaatatgaTGTAATTAGCTCTGAACCGTTAACACCATGTGGTTTGataaaatttctaatttaatttccttttctaCACTTTGCTTCCATAAATTATGCCATGAGGCTGCTCTTCCACTATAGGATAAATAGAATTCCTCAATTCTTAACGAAAGTATTTGAATTCGATCCTAgtaattaaattacattttattgTATCTCCCTTTTTCCATACCTAGCGTTTTTCACAATGTCAATTATATTTCATATCTTCTCTTCGGGTTATATTTGGTACCAAAAGAAAGGCTGCTAGAGAATATTTTTACATCAATCTAACATAAGAAACTTACGCTTGacttgaaaagtaaaataaaataataaataaatgtgaatATCTTATATACTGACAAGTCTTTAATCGGggaaaattattagtattattattattttattttttttaaaaaggtccTAGCATTGGAAGTCTAGTGGAATTTGGATCCACTGGGTATTATATAATACGTGAACATTAATTGGAATAATCTATTGTGTTTTGAAGTggacaagaaaaataaaattattgctaaaacaaggttaaaatagaaaacaagagtaatctttcttttcattttattttcttttcccccCTTCCCCACTTCATGTCTTATAATAAATGCACGGTCAAAAATAGCCACCTCTTTTGTATTTATCATTCTTACTAGTTATTGGAAGTGTGCGTTGcacatttttcttaaataataatCTATTCATCACATATTTCAGacaatcaataaattttaaaagtttagaaattgaTATTGtccaacataaaaaaaaatgtaaaaaaataagaaattcttaacaaacaaatatAGTGAATCATCGAATTTATTACATATAATTATAGTTATATTTTATTCCAGGATTATGATTTATGATGCCACCAAAgttgaaagagagaaaaaaaaaataacaaacaaaagtATAATTGAATGTGATAATACACAGGTGAAGAaggaatcaaataaaataagagacTTTGAAATCACTAATTAAACCCTATCACTCCATTTCTTATGAGTTATTTGATAGTGTCCAGTGCTTAATTTATAGTTTGCAAgaccaatttttttcttcattcaataTGAGgaaatgaaatgataaaaagttttcaaatttaatttgtagAAATGAAGAGTCTTAAAATCATGATctttcatttttcatctttcttaattgtctttcttattttattgCATTTAAAGTTGATTCAATTTTTGACTTAGCACCTTTTCACTTTAATatttagtattaaatatttaattaattatatatttaatttagtatagattaaaaataataattttacttgtgCACTTTAaaaattttcacttttaataatattaatttctaGACACTCGTATGTCTCCGACCCGTGCAAATAGTATCtacaatatatttaaaatatagtgAAAATATCACATCTTTGTTAGCTTCAAAGATCTCTAAACACATAGACTCGatacaaatagaaaaattaatattttaaaaagattgtGAATTCAAAAGCATAAAGTAAAGCCATTTAAGAAAACTAATAGTCATATTTACCAGccaatcaacaaaatataaaggaaTAACTTTAAAGCTCCGcattatctttttataattctCATgatatctttaaaaataaaggTAGTGAATATAATGTCCgtgaatttcttttatttatacataaacCAGATTCATGagctaatacatacgaaaaatcaaaaaaatcgattaattcctaaaagttgacTCATAAATACGAAAATATGCCCAAAAAAAAGTGGGACTATATGCActgcttccccaactcattattttaaaatagttttgttacttgatatgatttttaaataatgtgTACGCTTTAAGGAGAATATATGAAGGTCTAAGGGGTGTCACTGCCTACCAAACCGAGACTAAACTTTCTcaactcactacacctcttaaggtgaTATTATCAAGCAAGCCTAAttcatgaacatcaaggacactcaatgaccttaccatctaagcacattatcccTCACTTGGGGTAAGCCTATACAAACCTTTTACAACATTTCTTCAATTCTAAGGTCAGACCAAGTCATAACTAAACTTTGACACTCTTCACACAAtatgattctaaaccatggaGGATTACACTTCTATCCTCTTTTAAATGAGTTTACTCACCCAACTCCTCTAGGCATCACTTAGATACCACTAATCATCCAAATCCAACATATCATAAAACTCATTATGGCTAAGTTGGGTTATACTAATCAACCACATATGGCCCTAATTAACCCATGAATACTAAGGACAACACAAGACCCGGCTTTATCGAAGacatttgatatatatatatatatatatatatataatattttgtgtaAATGGTGTGTAGCTCGGATGGTTAAGTTTATCACATgcatatttctttcttcttttgccttctattttttctttcttttgatattatatatatataatatttaacaCTATTATTTCTAATgagatattttcaaaataaaaatttattgagAAAAAGTTAaagtacttttttattttactttttggaaAAGATATAAAAGTTTACCTGAATcgttatatatattaaaaggtGACACCGCTTGCAAAAAGTGTTGCGTAAGCTATtgcttttatataattatgtatataattattcaaaaattgtctcaaatttttttttgtttcactcaaatattttgttaaattagtAGTAGTTAGTCAGTagattatattttcaaattaattcatttataattattttatttcgttaagattaagaagcttgtTAATTAATCTTATTTGAATTCTAGCCGAATTTAGTAAATTTGGTTACGTTCTTAATTAGAATTGGCCATAAATGAAACTGATATGTCTATATCTTAATTTCAAATCTAACCCCttctattataaaattttaaaaaaatgatactaTTTTGTTACCTCACTTTAGACTCAACTTTCAGACAAAATTTGGGCCAACTCCAGCAGACCCAATTCATTAAGAAAAGGTAGTATGGATCCAAAAGACATTTTCATATGATGGCCCAAAACCCACgtcattcattttaaaattatttgatataataatcatatatttttgttttcatcccaAATGACCGTTATACATACAACCTCTGTTCTCTTCTTCACTACCGCATATTCTCGCACGCACGCTCTTCTCAAGCCGATGAAGATGGGTCTTTCTCTCTTCTGCAAGAACCTTCAAATGGTGAATATCCCAATTCCCCTCtcaattttacttcttttccgATAAAAGAAATCAAGTTCTTTTGTGTGTGTATGCAGCAGAAAATGTCGAAGATTACGCTGGCGAGAATAAAATTGCTGAGAAACAAGAGGGAGGTGGTTGTGAGGCAAATGAGGAGAGACAGACATTGGTATGCTTCTTGAATTCTGTCCGGATGCCACTGCTCGTAATCAGGTACTTTTTCCTCTAACTCAGGGTAGGGgcttagttgattgattgactAATTGAACCTCGCAATCAACTCGTAGGAATGGGGAATTTGGTTTATCAGTTTATGGATCATTTAGTTTTGGATGTGGTGAGGCTGCATTTTTCCACGTTTGTGGCTTTAGAAACTGTAAAAGAGAATGGATACTAAGTTTTTTACGTGGCTTGGGCTTTCCTTTGCTATTGATGTGGCAATTTTTTTTCCCTCAGAATTTGGAGCTTGATTTTTGGGATCGTTTTTGGttctttgtttgttgtttttgtctCGTTCCTGCTGCTCTAATGGTCCTACAGAATCAATGGAGttgctttttgtttttttggtcaTTCATGAGCAAATTAAATGTACTGATGTTGaatgtttgtttttttcttttttgggtaAACTATAGTTTGCCATCCTGCATTTTCATTTAGTTCAGGAGTGATCCTATCAGGGGGGATGGCTCTGTTTGGTTAGGATTTTNNNNNNNNNNNNNNNNNNNNNNNNNNNNNNNNNNNNNNNNNNNNNNNNNNNNNNNNNNNNNNNNNNNNNNNNNNNNNNNNNNNNNNNNNNNNNNNNNNNNTGATATTTGTATTGAAGTCCgactaatttagatttgatCCTCCCCGCAGGCACGATGAAGGTCACCACCACAACCTCCAATTCTTCGGCGGTGATGGCGGGAAGAACCACCAGATTGGCGTCTTCGGCGGTGAAAATGTGTTTGGTGttcgatttgggggttttgttgCTAAAATTGGGACTGATAGCACTGATTTCATTCTTTATTCTGTAGTTTAACCATATCacttatttttgaatttattatacTCTTCGAACTACTTTGATGTGTTTTCCCTGGAACAAGTGGAggctttttgttttgttaattttaattttttgctttAGAGTATTTGATCTTGCATTCGAAGGTCTAAACCTGACATTTTATCCTGCAATTACTATACCTTATTAGATCGTGGCATTTTCAAACACTAATTATTCTGTTCCACATAGAAGTTAGCTAGCTAGCCAGAAATATTAGAACGTGGCGTAATGTTATTCGTATTACGTGCATAAGTAAGACGGTAAGATAATTAGTAGCAAATAAATTAgccaaataaaaagaagaaaaaaagatttcttTGTATCCACAATTTTTGCTCATGGGATAGGAAGGAAGAACCACCTTCTTTCCCGATTGATATACAAACATTTGGGCGCAAAACTTTCTTCGTGAAAAAAGCTCATCCATGTTAATATAGGATTGTTTTTCATTATGCTtatactaagaaaaaaaaaattttaatctatcattttctaaaaataaatttatttttggtacGATCCGGCTTCACTGCAACTTTTATGGGATAGTTTGtgtaattttccctaaaaaaaaattcatgaaaatttcCCAGGGCGAGAGGTGCAACCCAAAAATATAGTGTCTAAAGTAACCCACATAGTAATATTTCCTTTCACGTCGATACATCTAACAAATAGAAAACCGTTATATACAATGAAATGAAGAGTACtctattcttcttatttatagTAATCAAACAGGGGAACTCGAAATTACAACGGCAAGAGTAACTTATATCAAATGCTACCTATGATTCATCATCCCTTGCCTCGACCTTCATGAAATCAAGGTACGATTTTCCATCAATTTTTCGTGCAAAAAAGTCCTGTAAATATTTGTGCACAGAAACTCTTCGGAAAATGGGAGGATTATGTGGTCCAATGAGGCTGTGTGCAGGTCCTAACTCGGATTCAAGGTTGATGTTATAGAATGTCGCAACAGAGAGCCGTTCTTCATTTGAGTTTACAGTTGCTCTATGCTCAATGCTTCTATAGACACCATTGCTCACTATCTGCCAAGTCAAATAAcacattttttctcaattaagtACTTTCATGAAAATTCAGAAGTGTTAAATACGCAAACCATGATGCGTGATACTGTGAATCAAAACCAAACTAAATCAATAACTTGCACGCAAAAACTACAATTATCACTATTTCTCAACCctttagataaataaattactcagtaaaaaattgttatttacCTCCATCATATCGCCAATATTGACAATCAAAGCATTTGGGAGGGGATTTATAGGCACCCAAATATCGTCTTTTCTGACTTGGAGACCTTCAGTTTCATTGAGCTGGAAGAGGATGGTGAGGGCATCCGCATCAGAATGAGGGCTTAAGCCAATTGCCCTGTCTGGCTCAGGACAAGGCGGATAATAATTCATCCTCATTGACTGCATACCATCACTGAATAGATCTcgcatttctttttcattcatcCTTAAAGCCTTGGCCAATTGACATACGATGATCATTGATAGGTTCTTGATTTCTTTTGAGTATGCTTCCATGATGTCCCTGCATTTCAAACACCCCATCAATTTCTTGACTTTTCTGATACAAAAGAAAGACAAGTAAGGGGGTTGAGTAAGTATGTCCTGAGAGAGAGTAAGAAGATGGGCACCTGAGCTTCGAGGGCAACTTCTGAAACAAGTCCACTTTGCGGATATGAGGAGGAAGAGTTATTATGCCAAACATGTCACTCCAATCAAGCTTCTGCTCCTCCGATACAACAAACATATGCCCGAAACCTTCAAAGCTGtctttctgttgccatagtttcttcttttcttccatGGGAAGTTTGAACAATTCAGTAACCTCTCTCTTGAACTCCTCCAATAACGAAGGTGTCACTCCATGGTTTATAACCTAACATTAAACAATATGTTAGTTAATTTCTCAAACAGTCATTCAACTAAATAAGTCATTTTCAAtgcaaataaaatgaatttgtAACAAACACACCGGaattattaaacaaaattaCGAAGAAAATGAAACCTGTAGGAAACCCCATTGTTGGCAAGCAGAGTGAAGCTTTTGCAGCTCAGAATCCATGGAATCCCCTGAAATCAACTTTTGAAGATCGATAACTGGAACCGACNNNNNNNNNNNNNNNNNNNNNNNNNNNNNNNNNNNNNNNNNNNNNNNNNNNNNNNNNNNNNNNNNNNNNNNNNNNNNNNNNNNNNNNNNNNNNNNNNNNNNNNNNNNNNNNNNNNNNNNNNNNNNNNNNNNNNNNNNNNNNNNNNNNNNNNNNN
Coding sequences within:
- the LOC125845020 gene encoding protein SRG1-like isoform X3; its protein translation is MDSELQKLHSACQQWGFLQVINHGVTPSLLEEFKREVTELFKLPMEEKKKLWQQKDSFEGFGHMFVVSEEQKLDWSDMFGIITLPPHIRKVDLFQKLPSKLRDIMEAYSKEIKNLSMIIVCQLAKALRMNEKEMRDLFSDGMQSMRMNYYPPCPEPDRAIGLSPHSDADALTILFQLNETEGLQVRKDDIWVPINPLPNALIVNIGDMMEIVSNGVYRSIEHRATVNSNEERLSVATFYNINLESELGPAHSLIGPHNPPIFRRVSVHKYLQDFFARKIDGKSYLDFMKVEARDDES
- the LOC125845020 gene encoding protein SRG1-like isoform X4 yields the protein MDSELQKLHFACQQWGFLQVINHGVTPSLLEEFKREVTELFKLPMEEKKKLWQQKDSFEGFGHMFVVSEEQKLDWSDMFGIITLPPHIRKVDLFQKLPSKLRDIMEAYSKEIKNLSMIIVCQLAKALRMNEKEMRDLFSDGMQSMRMNYYPPCPEPDRAIGLSPHSDADALTILFQLNETEGLQVRKDDIWVPINPLPNALIVNIGDMMEIVSNGVYRSIEHRATVNSNEERLSVATFYNINLESELGPAHSLIGPHNPPIFRRVSVHKYLQDFFARKIDGKSYLDFMKVEARDDES
- the LOC125845020 gene encoding protein SRG1-like isoform X1, translating into MESTPAKVNFGKSLLVPSVQELAKQHLTNIPARYVRPEQDSPVISAGASVPVIDLQKLISGDSMDSELQKLHSACQQWGFLQVINHGVTPSLLEEFKREVTELFKLPMEEKKKLWQQKDSFEGFGHMFVVSEEQKLDWSDMFGIITLPPHIRKVDLFQKLPSKLRDIMEAYSKEIKNLSMIIVCQLAKALRMNEKEMRDLFSDGMQSMRMNYYPPCPEPDRAIGLSPHSDADALTILFQLNETEGLQVRKDDIWVPINPLPNALIVNIGDMMEIVSNGVYRSIEHRATVNSNEERLSVATFYNINLESELGPAHSLIGPHNPPIFRRVSVHKYLQDFFARKIDGKSYLDFMKVEARDDES
- the LOC125845020 gene encoding protein SRG1-like isoform X5 → MEEKKKLWQQKDSFEGFGHMFVVSEEQKLDWSDMFGIITLPPHIRKVDLFQKLPSKLRDIMEAYSKEIKNLSMIIVCQLAKALRMNEKEMRDLFSDGMQSMRMNYYPPCPEPDRAIGLSPHSDADALTILFQLNETEGLQVRKDDIWVPINPLPNALIVNIGDMMEIVSNGVYRSIEHRATVNSNEERLSVATFYNINLESELGPAHSLIGPHNPPIFRRVSVHKYLQDFFARKIDGKSYLDFMKVEARDDES
- the LOC125845020 gene encoding protein SRG1-like isoform X2; amino-acid sequence: MESTPEKMNFGKSLLVPSVQELAKQHLTNIPSRYVRSEQESPVISAAASVPIIDLQKLISGDFMDSELQKLHFACQQWGFLQVINHGVTPSLLEEFKREVTELFKLPMEEKKKLWQQKDSFEGFGHMFVVSEEQKLDWSDMFGIITLPPHIRKVDLFQKLPSKLRDIMEAYSKEIKNLSMIIVCQLAKALRMNEKEMRDLFSDGMQSMRMNYYPPCPEPDRAIGLSPHSDADALTILFQLNETEGLQVRKDDIWVPINPLPNALIVNIGDMMEIVSNGVYRSIEHRATVNSNEERLSVATFYNINLESELGPAHSLIGPHNPPIFRRVSVHKYLQDFFARKIDGKSYLDFMKVEARDDES
- the LOC125845020 gene encoding protein SRG1-like isoform X6; amino-acid sequence: MEEKKKLWQQEDSFEGFGHMFVVSEEQKLDWSDMFGIITLPPHIRKVDLFQKLPSKLRDIMEAYSKEIKNLSMIIVCQLAKALRMNEKEMRDLFSDGMQSMRMNYYPPCPEPDRAIGLSPHSDADALTILFQLNETEGLQVRKDDIWVPINPLPNALIVNIGDMMEIVSNGVYRSIEHRATVNSNEERLSVATFYNINLESELGPAHSLIGPHNPPIFRRVSVHKYLQDFFARKIDGKSYLDFMKVEARDDES